Proteins from a genomic interval of Phocoena phocoena chromosome 20, mPhoPho1.1, whole genome shotgun sequence:
- the CEBPA gene encoding CCAAT/enhancer-binding protein alpha: MESADFYEAEPRPPMSSHLQSPPHAPSSAAFGFLRGAGPAQPPAPPAAPEPLGGICEHETSIDISAYIDPAAFNDEFLADLFQHSRQQEKAKAAAAAAGGGGDFDYPGAPVGPGGAVMPGGAHGPPPGYGCSAAGYLDGRLEPLYERVGAPALRPLVIKQEPREEDEAKQLALAGLFPYQPPPPPPPQHSHPPPAHLAAPHLQFQIAHCGQTTMHLQPGHPTPPPTPVPSPHPAPALGAAGLPGPGGALKGLAVGHPDIRAGGGGGGGGGGAGKGKKSVDKNSNEYRVRRERNNIAVRKSRDKAKQRNVETQQKVLELTSDNDRLRKRVEQLSRELDTLRGIFRQLPESSLVKAMGNCA; encoded by the coding sequence ATGGAGTCGGCCGACTTCTACGAGGCGGAGCCGCGGCCCCCGATGAGCAGCCACCTCCAGAGCCCCCCGCACGCGCCCAGCAGCGCCGCTTTCGGCTTTCTCCGGGGCGCGGGTCCCgcgcagcccccagccccacctgccgcCCCGGAGCCGCTGGGCGGCATCTGCGAACACGAGACGTCCATCGACATCAGCGCCTACATCGACCCGGCCGCCTTCAACGACGAGTTCCTGGCCGACCTGTTCCAGCACAGCCGGCAGCAGGAGAAGGCCAAGGCGGCCGCGGCCGCCGCAGGAGGCGGCGGCGACTTTGACTACCCGGGCGCCCCCGTGGGCCCTGGCGGCGCCGTCATGCCCGGAGGGGCGCACGGCCCCCCGCCGGGCTACGGCTGCTCGGCGGCCGGCTACCTGGACGGCAGGCTGGAACCCCTGTACGAGCGCGTCGGGGCGCCGGCTCTACGGCCGCTGGTGATCAAGCAGGAGCCGCGCGAGGAGGACGAGGCGAAGCAGCTGGCGCTGGCCGGCCTCTTTCCCTACcagcctccgccgccgccgccaccacaGCACTCACACCCGCCGCCCGCTCACCTGGCCGCCCCGCACCTGCAGTTCCAGATCGCGCACTGCGGCCAGACCACCATGCACCTGCAGCCCGGCCACCCCACGCCGCCGCCCACGCCCGTGCCCAGCCCGCACCCAGCGCCCGCGCTCGGCGCCGCTGGCCTGCCAGGCCCCGGCGGCGCGCTCAAGGGGCTGGCCGTCGGGCACCCAGACATccgcgcgggcggcggcggcggcggcggcggcggcggcgcgggcaaAGGCAAGAAGTCCGTGGACAAGAACAGCAACGAGTACCGGGTGCGGCGCGAGCGCAACAACATCGCGGTGCGCAAGAGCCGGGACAAGGCCAAGCAGCGCAACGTGGAGACGCAGCAGAAGGTGCTGGAGCTGACCAGTGACAATGACCGCCTGCGCAAGCGGGTGGAACAACTGAGCCGCGAACTGGACACGCTGCGGGGCATCTTCCGCCAGCTGCCTGAGAGCTCCCTGGTCAAGGCCATGGGCAACTGCGCGTGA